The segment atatcttAATCCATAACAATGATTCATATAGCACACGTTAGTCACCCTGATGCACAAAACACTACAAGCATTCCAAATGTTCAAGAGGAGTCAGTCCTGAATAACAACGGCTGGGCCCATATTCAGGAGGTGCTTTGATGGGAGCTTACAAATAAAATTCCCCCAATAACACATCACTTACTTcatcaaaaaaacacaactgataaAATGAGGATCACTGTCCTGTCACTTCATTAATGCAGGCTGAGCTCTCTGGTCCCACTTGGGTCAATGGAATGCTCTCGGGCCGGCCACCACACTTTCCTTTTTTAGGTGGTGGCAGCTCACATATACAGCGCTGGCTACAATGTTCACAGGCCCAGATTTGATACTCAGATTTTTGACCTTCATTTAAATTCCACACCATTTCATCTGACCGTAACTTTACTTACAATACCTTGGTGGAAACACTCTGCTCAAACACTTAATTGCTGTTTAACTGAATTGGTCTGTCACAACAATACAATTTAATTGTATTCAAAAGTGCAAACTGCACTAAAGTAAAGCTTTGATCCCACACATTTGGCACTCTAAACACTCAAATGGCCCGTTTCACATATATAAATGAGCTTATTTCTCAAGGCTATTGCTTAGACTAACAGGATTTTGCAGTGCCCATCTTGTTTAAAGATTATTCTGGGATGTAGTTTAGTTCATACATGTGGAACAAGAGAGTAGTGACTAAAAGAAGCCAAAAACTAATTATATTTGACCTAACGCTGATCACAGACACAACATGGATCAGCAACCATCTCTTTCCAAGTACCCTTTTGTTCCAAAGTTAGTCAGTTAGAGTGCTTACTATCTACAAGAAATACATCTTaagtcttaaaaataaatatatgcatCAGTAGTAGTTCATAGTATTGCAACGATGGAAGTAGTCGTTTCAGAATAAAGATCTGCATGTGCATACGTTTTGTGGTCAGTTAACTTTCATAGAACAAGAGCAGAAAAGGAAGAAAGCCTCTTGAAATTTCAGTTGGATGATGTACCGACTCATAGAAGGGGTCTTAACTTAGTGTTACGCAAAAATATTTGAGATGAAATCACGAAATCGTTTGGCATACTGCTCGGGATGGACTGTGGAGATTTCAGCACCAGCctggagagacacagacaaagaggaaatggagacaaagagcagcagattaaaaaaaaaaaaggagactgTGCACCATACATTTCATGAAATGACATGGGAGAAAACATCAAAGGCTTGCCCTCCATGCAGGTACTACTGAATGTTTCAAGCATTTGACGGCAAtgccttttcttcctcctgcctttcctgttaCTCACCCCGTGTTTGACAGTTTTTGCTGCATGAGCGGCTTTCTTCTTTGTGTCATACTGAGTGAGTACGTCAATCAGGCCCATGAAGTAGACCTCCCTCTGAGGGGCTCCTGAGATGAAAGTTGGAGAATAATTCCAGTCATTTTATTAGGCTTATAtgacagcagcactaactaacTTCATACAACAATCAAACCAAACGTTCCTGCTCATTAAATGAATACCAGAAGTAGTACAACTGCTAACATCCTCTTCCAAACAAGCAGCGTGATCATACTGGAGTTGGAATGAGGACACAAGGATATGCATAACAAATCTGGATTTAGTATCAACATGGCTTTTAAGAGAAACCAGTGCTGTCTTCACCCCTTTTGATAATGTCTACAAAGCGGGAAactacactgttaaaaaaaggTTGTATTTGCAATTTCTcttctgtggtgtgtgtatacagtatactgtgTTATCTGCACAATATTTTCACAGCACGGCATTTTGTTTGGAAGCTGCACCACGtctgaaacaaacacaatttaaaCCCAAGATAAAATACTGGGCACCAAGTATGGACCAATCCCATCAGCCTAGAGCTCTGAACCACCACTCACTTtaagacctttttcacagcagccatttagacatgaaatagcaggttaACAAAGGTGTTACTAGTGATGTTACACTTCTGGCTCACTGGAGACACTTCTCTACACATAAATGGACCAGAACcctaattaatatcattagaaacacctgtgtttaacctgctatttcatgtcaaaatggctgctgtgaaaaaggtctgttgaCGTCTCCTGTGTGGGAGTGCCACGGCTTGAAGAGAAATACGAGGAATGTGGGACAGGGACAGCGCACTGTGGCAACACATTACCTTGAGGACAACACCAATTGTTGCTACTCTATTtcctaaaataataattagCTTAATATTTGCTTATGTTACCTTTTCATACCTATGTTTCCTTAACATCATATTTGAGtctaaatgacatttttgcatGACTGGAGGCAAATATGCACCTGGGATGCTTGCAACTGCATACACGTCCACATAGGGGTCGAACTCTCCGGGACCCAGGGGTTTGCAGGAGGACATGTAACCAGCGATGCCCTCGGGAGACGTGCCATAGGAGCCCACTGTAGCAGCCGGTGCCAGGCCGTTCTCTGCCTCTGCGTCTTCCTCATTGGGAGGCTCGTcgccctgctcctcctcctcccgttCAGCTCGGCCCACGTCGTGGATACCAAGCAGCAGGCTGTAGTCCATGATCTTCAGCTTCACCAGGAACTGAGGACAAACAGGAGACACCGTGGCTATGAGACATGTACAGGgtgcatacatttatttatttattttaaattggtgGTTTTCATTTACTTCATTTCCATGATCAAAAGAAAAGTTAATGAGGACAACAACACAATCATTATGAAGTTACAATTCAACCATTTAATGATAAATAATTCAATGATAAATCATCCAAAGGAAGTATTTAGTTTCgttttttaagtttttctgcttttttaaattctatttattattcatttttatgttgtgaTAGACTGCATATATTTTAAATACTGCCTGGGTCTCTCTAGAACAAATGAGTAACAGACATACAACTacggtttttttgtttgtttgtttttttaaattccagtcCAAACTGAAACACAATTTGCAAATGGACTCACCAAAAATGTGGACTGTATTTATTCGCAcaggtaaaataaattaatataaacTGTCCTCACCAGGTTGAGATAAATTTatgcatgagcacacacacaacagatcaATCATTTAACTGATCAGTCAGTCTTTAACAGAGCTGATGCTGTTTTAGTCAGATTGCTACAACTTTCCATAAACCCTTACcaaattatatttttccataacttcttcagTGGCTGGAAATTGTATTTTCAAATATACCAAGTTTTTCCATAACCATATGAACCCTGCTTTTAAAACTAAGTTAATCCAGAATACAAGCACATGGGAAGAGGGAGACAgataattaacaaaaaaacaaacaaagaaacaaacaaacccaaaagcTGTTAAAAACAAGTTGAAGATGGAAACTGCTGACTAAGCGGTGAGGATTCGTTATCTGGATGTGCAGTGATTAATATGTCCTGTGTGTGCTAGTGTTTCAACTTATTTGTTTCAGTGACATTTTATGGGGGAATGATGCAACGCTCAACACAAAACATATTTGAGCTTTCACCTGATGACAACATGGCAACATGTGAGTGCTGCATTACAGACATTGAGGATGTTGATGCTGCCACCGTGTGGTGGAGGCTTGTAACAGCAGAGGGATGTTAACGTTCAGACAATCACTCAAAGATGTCGCCTACCTCCACATCTTTGTTGAGCTTCTCCATGAATTTCTCCTTCTGCTCCTCGCTCACATACACCTTCTGCATGTTGTTCCTGAAGTCCATGTCCTTGAAGGTAGGAAGCTCTTTCCCctgcagagtaaaaaaaaaaaaatctttaggaACTGGTTTGGGTTTAGGAGTAGAAAGCCAATCAAATACTGATGCGATCAAATGCCCTAAAATGGATATTAGCTGGCAAGACTTTTACCCTTTCTTTGTCACTTGCTTCACGGGACACCAGAGAGCCCTGCAAGAACAAACACTCATAGTAACTCATAGTTAGCACAGAGTATTAACTGAACCCCCTGACATCTTTGAAGGTGTTATGACACTGATGCCTGCTGGGATGTCAGGATGACATTCAGACATGcagttaacaataataattttatttttatgacacTTTTCTAAAACCAAGTTAGAAAGTGCCTTACAATATAAAATTAGAAAACAATAGACCTTCTTCAAagtagccattttgacatgaactgTGGGGTAAAGGCAAaggctctgctgcacttaaatgaaacagaaccttcattaatatcattagtaacacctgtgtttacctgctatttaaTGTCAAAATACCTGTGGTGCAAAAGGCCTCAACCACAAGCAACAACTAAATCAAACACACAATCAGgaatatgtaatgtaatgtatgtatgtaatgtacATGGAAAAATACGCAAAATGCATTTAGATAAGGTTGTGAATGTAAAAAAGAATAAGAGGAAGAACAGGATTTAAGCAGCTTTCAACACGCAGTTCCTCCTCACCTTCAGGTCGTACTTCCTGTGCACCACCAGTCTGTGGCTGAACATGTTCCTCATGACGATCAGGTAGGTCTCCTCGCTCTCCACACTCACCCGGTACATCCCGAGGAACTGTGGCAGCAGGGTGCTGCCGTGACACTTCACTATGTGCTGCAGGGACAAATCAACATCCAATATTCACACAGTTCAGGGCAGCTGATTGTTTTGAGACAAAGCctacaaatgcaaataaaataagatattaAAGAGAAAGTCCTATTTGCCCATGTAAACCAATGCATTAACTTTTTCAAACTTGCACTGGACCACATTTAAATGCCTCTTTGTCCTTTGTTTGAAGAATACTTAAAAACCAAGAACCAATTACTGTGTCTATCCAGGTTAGGCAGTGAGGCCTGCTCAACACTCACTGTAGCAGTCTATTAAAATAGACTCTCACTTCAGGCTGACCTCATTCAGTGTGCCCTGAAACACACTGGACAGGATGTTTAAAGACATAATGCTTTGTATAAAAGGAGCTTTGTTTTGTACTAGGGCTGGGTAATatgcacaaaatcaaatatcactacATGTTTGACCTAATAACTTGACACTGATATTGTGACgatactgtagggatgactactgctgctttcataagatatttacacacaagatttttgataaacaaccattaataatgtggatttgatgaccaagcaggtagaggcaagtAAGAGAACACAAGAACAATCTAGTAAGTCCAGAAAATTACATCTCTTTACTGTGATGGAAATAAGGAAAAGACAatacttatgccatatcatgatatcatgatattcaaaatccaagatgatatctagtctcatatcacaatatcaatatatctcTTGACCCATACTGTAtacatttacttttaatttaaacTCCTTCtccatttgtattttgttgacAATGACATGGTCAGTTTGAAAACAATGGCAGTCTGAAAAAAAGATGGGAAACAAACAAGGTAGTAAATGATGCCCTCAAGCTATTAGCCCTAAAGGCTGTCACACAATCATGACAATGTGAATAAATGGAGCACAAAATATAAGTAATACAAGAAATTGCAGACAATTTCAGTTttccaaacaaaatgcaaactgtAAAGGATCTCTAGAGGAACTGTGCAGTGTCAACCCGAGAGCTCTGATAACAAAGTTCTCATTCAGTGCCAGGTCAGTCAACAAACGCTCTCAAACAGAGCTGCCCTTTTTCTCATCTCCCTCGCACTTTTATGTAGGCTACAGAACCGCAGGCTGCACATTCCAGCCGGAGCTCAAGGCAGCCATATGCCTGACAGAAGTGAGGACAACTTCTCGGGGTCTCCACGCAGCTCGGCTATGTTAAGTACAGCGAAAATTTCCAGGCACTGCAGCATGAGAGGGCCAACGCCTGACCCACTGGGTTAATTGAGATGAAATTTTAAATTTAGattgtaggaataaataaattggaTGAATTGAATGACTATTTCAGCTCACTCTCACCACACATGGAAACTTAAAGCCAccaagaaagaatgaaaacaacacTCCTATTCACATGAGCCTAGATGTGCTGATATGAAAATTTGAATACCTTTGTCAAACCACCAGTGACATTAACAGAATAGCTGCTCTGTCACCTGCACTGTGGCTGTGCTataacagaggaaagagaagatgTGATAACCTAGACCAAGGACAGTGTAATTTCCCATTATCATCTAAACACACTCTGAGCCTTGTTAATGTGATATGGTTTTGATCCCTGGGGGGAAATGCTCTTTTTGCTCAGGCTCCTCTACAGGAAGGTCAGAGGCTCAAGGTCGGCTTACAGAGCAGCTCTCCTACAGCTGGTAGTGACTCAaggtcttgctcaaggacacttcaacaggacAGATGCTTGCTCTCCTCTGATGGAATAGCCGCTTTCCTACTGACTATGCCCCCCCGCTGCCCCCAGCTAGAAACTGAATCTAAAAATACTCTTATTTGGGTCGGTTCCCCTCACCTGGCTCAAAGAAAGGTTTATCCCCTTGGGAAGTGTTCATattaaaatttcaacaacaAAGGCTTGCACGTGCTTTTGCTACCAAAGTCCAAGCAAAGGTTACAGGGAAAAGAACAACTGCTCATTTTAGATGCCCAGAATAACAGCCCAAGTTCCACCACTGACCTTATGCACCCGCCCATTCTCCCTGTTGTCTATATATTTCCAGTTGCTTGACTTCAAAGATACTAGTTACTGAGGATAAACCCAAACCAAAATTAACAATACATAAATGGAGAAAACTGAGTACCTTGCTCATTGTCCTTGCAATAAAACTAActataaaaagagaaaagcacaaGTGGTTTGccttttttcattcagaacTGACGGACACGAGAAGCTCACAGACCCCTTGCAAGATGGTGGTAAACATGTTGCCTCGATTTATGCACTTTATgcatttctgttattttatgtCACTCAATAAAATTTTTGTAACGCTTTCTCAagtttgttttcaaatgaattGCTGCTTCAAATAAAGCTTCAAATAGCTGATTAATCATACAAACATATTCCACATATTCGCACTGAGTCAGTGCGATCCTATTGCACCATTTAAATCCTGCTTATGTatgaatttta is part of the Myripristis murdjan chromosome 7, fMyrMur1.1, whole genome shotgun sequence genome and harbors:
- the pip4k2ca gene encoding phosphatidylinositol 5-phosphate 4-kinase type-2 gamma, with translation MASLGNSGATSSPMVILAPKTKTKKKHFVQQKVKVFRASDPVQSVFMWGVNHSINDLNQVPVPVMLLPDDFKANTKIKVNNHLFNKENLPGHFKFKEYCPQVFRNLRERFGIEDLDYQVSLTRSPPVRSSEAQGEGLLLNSYDRTLVIKQISSEDVADMHSILSEYHQHIVKCHGSTLLPQFLGMYRVSVESEETYLIVMRNMFSHRLVVHRKYDLKGSLVSREASDKERGKELPTFKDMDFRNNMQKVYVSEEQKEKFMEKLNKDVEFLVKLKIMDYSLLLGIHDVGRAEREEEEQGDEPPNEEDAEAENGLAPAATVGSYGTSPEGIAGYMSSCKPLGPGEFDPYVDVYAVASIPGAPQREVYFMGLIDVLTQYDTKKKAAHAAKTVKHGAGAEISTVHPEQYAKRFRDFISNIFA